TGTCCGCGACCGCGACATGGACCAGATAGTCGTCCGGCCCGGTCAGATGGAACAGGGAACGGGACTCGGGCAGCGCCCGTATCCGTTCCACGAACGGCTTGATCAGCTCCCGCCGGTGCGGCCGGACCTGCACGGACAGCAACGCCTGGAGCCCGCGGCCGAGTTTGGCCGGATCGAGGCGTAGCTGATGTCCCAGAATCACCCCGGAACGCCGCAATCGGGACACCCGGTCCAGACATGTGGAGGCGGCCACTCCCACCTCGGCGGCGATCTCCCGGTAGGTGGTCCGTGCGTCGTTCTGCAACAGGCGCAATATGTGCAGATCGACCGCGTCGAGAACGACTGACTGGCTCACCCGCCGAACGTAGCACGGGTGTTCCCCCGTGTCCGCCGCCGTCTGTTCAGAGTGTGCCCATGCACTCCATGGATGCCGACGGCCCGGCCCGCGCCGCCGCCGTGACCCGCACCGCCGCCGTCCCCCACCCCGGGACACCCCGCCCGGACGTTCCCCGGGCCCTCGCGACCGAGGCCGTACACGCCGGGCGCGAGGATCTCGCGTCGCTCGGACTGCACGCGGCGCCGATCGACCTGTCGACGACCTACCCCTCCTACGACACCCGTGCCGAGGCCGCCCGGATCGACGAGTTCGCCACCACCGGCGCGCGCCCCGTGGGGCCGCCCGTCTACGCGCGCCTCGACAACCCGACCACGGCCCGGTTCGAGACGGCGCTCGCGCGGCTGGAGGGCACCGAGAGCGCGGTGGCCTTCGCCAGCGGCATGGCGGCGCTGACGGCCGTGCTGCTCGTACGGTCGGCCGCCGCGCTGCGCCATGTCGTCGCCGTACGTCCTCTGTACGGATGCAGCGACCATCTGCTGACCGCCGGGCTCCTCGGTACGGAGGTCACCTGGACCGACCCGGCCGGTATCGCCGACGCGATCCGGCCCGACACCGGTCTGGTGATGGTCGAGACGCCCGCGAACCCGACCCTCGCGGAGATCGACATCGCCGCCGTCGCCCACGACTGCGGCTCGATCCCGCTGCTGGTCGACAACACCTTCGCGACCCCCGTCCTGCAACGGCCCGTCGAGCACGGCGCCCGCCTCGTCCTGCACAGCGCGACGAAGTACCTGGGCGGGCACGGCGACGTCCTCGGCGGTGTCGTGGCCTGCGACGAGGAGTTCGCCCGTGCCCTCCGCCAGGTCCGGTTCGCGACCGGCGGCGTCCTGCACCCGATGGCCGGTTATCTGCTGCTGCGCGGTCTGTCCACGCTGCCCGTACGGGTACGGGCCGCCTCGGCCACCGCGGCCGAACTCGCCCGCAGACTGGCCGACGACCCGCGCGTCGCCCGGGTGCACTACCCGAGTGTCGGCGGCGCGATGGTCTCCTTCGAGGTGCACGGCGACCCGCACGAGGTGATCGCCGGGGTCCGGCTGATCACCCCGGCGGTGAGCCTGGGCAGCGTCGACACGCTCATCCAGCACCCGGCCTCCATCAGCCACCGCATCGTCCCCGAGGACGACCGCCGTTCGGCCGGGGTGAGCGACCGGCTGCTCCGGATGTCGGTCGGCCTGG
Above is a window of Streptomyces sp. NBC_01498 DNA encoding:
- a CDS encoding Lrp/AsnC family transcriptional regulator, whose translation is MSQSVVLDAVDLHILRLLQNDARTTYREIAAEVGVAASTCLDRVSRLRRSGVILGHQLRLDPAKLGRGLQALLSVQVRPHRRELIKPFVERIRALPESRSLFHLTGPDDYLVHVAVADTADLQRLVVDEFTSRPEVARVETRLVFQQWHCGPLMPPSSAIQPAKGP
- a CDS encoding trans-sulfuration enzyme family protein codes for the protein MDADGPARAAAVTRTAAVPHPGTPRPDVPRALATEAVHAGREDLASLGLHAAPIDLSTTYPSYDTRAEAARIDEFATTGARPVGPPVYARLDNPTTARFETALARLEGTESAVAFASGMAALTAVLLVRSAAALRHVVAVRPLYGCSDHLLTAGLLGTEVTWTDPAGIADAIRPDTGLVMVETPANPTLAEIDIAAVAHDCGSIPLLVDNTFATPVLQRPVEHGARLVLHSATKYLGGHGDVLGGVVACDEEFARALRQVRFATGGVLHPMAGYLLLRGLSTLPVRVRAASATAAELARRLADDPRVARVHYPSVGGAMVSFEVHGDPHEVIAGVRLITPAVSLGSVDTLIQHPASISHRIVPEDDRRSAGVSDRLLRMSVGLEDVEDLWRDLTQALSLSFERSRESAAR